From one Streptomyces sp. R41 genomic stretch:
- a CDS encoding AAA family ATPase → MLFTSVDDVSARLAETGYLASPAVATTVFLADRLGKPLLVEGPAGVGKTELAKAVAQVAGARLVRLQCYEGVDESRALYEWNHAKQLLRISAGRDETWDEARTDIFSEEFLLARPLLTAIRGDDPKVLLIDETDKADVEVEGLLLEVLSDFQVTVPELGTISATSRPFVVLTSNASRELSEALRRRCLFLHIDFPDEELERRIVRLKVPGLDEALAESVVRVVGALREMDLRKVPSVAETIDWARTLLALGADTLDETVVHDSLGVLLKHQDDVLKATAKLDLDAV, encoded by the coding sequence GACCGGCTATCTGGCGTCGCCCGCGGTCGCCACCACGGTCTTCCTGGCCGACCGCCTCGGCAAGCCGCTCCTGGTGGAGGGCCCCGCCGGGGTCGGCAAGACGGAGCTCGCCAAGGCCGTCGCGCAGGTCGCCGGAGCCCGGCTGGTCCGGCTGCAGTGCTACGAAGGCGTCGACGAGTCCCGGGCGCTGTACGAGTGGAACCACGCCAAGCAGCTGCTGCGCATCAGCGCGGGCCGCGACGAGACGTGGGACGAGGCGCGCACCGACATCTTCAGCGAGGAATTCCTGCTGGCGCGGCCGCTGTTGACCGCGATCCGCGGCGACGACCCGAAGGTGCTGCTGATCGACGAGACCGACAAGGCCGACGTCGAGGTGGAGGGCCTGCTGCTCGAAGTGCTCAGCGACTTCCAGGTCACCGTCCCCGAGCTGGGCACGATCAGCGCAACCAGCCGCCCCTTCGTGGTGCTCACCTCGAACGCGAGCCGCGAGCTGTCCGAGGCTCTGCGCCGCCGCTGTCTCTTCCTCCACATCGACTTCCCGGACGAGGAGTTGGAGCGTCGCATCGTACGGCTGAAGGTGCCGGGCCTCGACGAGGCGTTGGCGGAGTCCGTGGTGCGGGTGGTGGGCGCGCTGCGCGAGATGGACCTGCGGAAGGTCCCGTCGGTCGCCGAGACCATCGACTGGGCGCGCACGCTGCTCGCGCTCGGAGCGGACACCCTCGACGAGACCGTCGTGCACGACAGCCTCGGCGTGCTCCTCAAGCACCAGGACGACGTCCTCAAGGCGACCGCCAAGCTCGACCTGGACGCCGTGTGA
- a CDS encoding sigma-70 family RNA polymerase sigma factor: MATDMPAEMQAADDRWQRMWSHREQLLKVARRRSMSSEDAEDAVHEAMLRAAERPDLDDERLGAWLTTVTMRLCVDRYRQVNREAEVHRSPTLTAPGPVPVEEAVCDRAEAKWLAVRSGELPARQAEALRLKSEDLDVGQVAVRMGLSYRTVESLLARARRTLRNSLAGTLGLALFLWGRGKLRASGHAQAVAVTSTAATLVVAGFVLPYVHDADGKGTTPGPSVSRMAQKTTETVRPDGAGRAATPNARELSAAPTAPGATPSTGGHDRSLLPLSVPPLPEASLSPVPAVPEVPAVSDLPSVPALPDVPAASAVPTTLPAVPKAPVEVPTPTALP; this comes from the coding sequence ATGGCGACGGACATGCCTGCGGAGATGCAAGCGGCCGACGACCGTTGGCAGCGCATGTGGAGCCACCGCGAGCAACTGCTCAAGGTGGCCCGGCGCAGGTCGATGAGCTCGGAGGACGCCGAGGACGCGGTGCACGAGGCGATGCTGCGCGCCGCGGAACGCCCCGACCTGGACGACGAGCGCCTCGGCGCCTGGCTGACGACCGTGACCATGCGGCTGTGCGTCGATCGGTACCGCCAGGTCAACCGTGAGGCCGAGGTGCACCGCAGCCCCACGCTCACCGCACCGGGTCCGGTGCCCGTCGAGGAGGCGGTGTGCGACCGGGCCGAGGCGAAGTGGCTGGCCGTGCGCAGCGGGGAGCTGCCCGCGCGCCAGGCCGAGGCGCTCCGGCTGAAGTCCGAGGACCTCGACGTCGGCCAGGTCGCCGTGCGCATGGGGCTGAGCTACCGGACCGTCGAGTCGCTGCTCGCCCGGGCCCGGCGCACGCTGCGCAATTCGCTGGCCGGAACGCTGGGCCTCGCCCTGTTCCTGTGGGGGCGCGGCAAGCTGCGCGCGAGCGGACACGCGCAGGCCGTGGCGGTGACCTCGACGGCCGCGACTCTGGTGGTGGCGGGGTTCGTGCTGCCGTACGTCCACGACGCGGACGGGAAGGGCACGACTCCGGGTCCGTCCGTGTCCCGTATGGCCCAGAAGACCACGGAGACCGTACGGCCCGACGGCGCGGGCCGGGCAGCCACCCCGAACGCCCGTGAGCTGTCGGCCGCCCCGACGGCTCCCGGCGCGACGCCGTCGACCGGCGGCCACGACCGGTCGCTGCTGCCGCTGTCGGTGCCGCCCCTGCCGGAGGCCTCGCTGTCACCGGTGCCGGCCGTCCCCGAGGTCCCGGCGGTGTCCGACCTGCCGAGCGTGCCCGCTCTCCCTGATGTGCCGGCCGCGTCCGCGGTCCCGACGACGCTTCCGGCCGTACCGAAGGCTCCCGTCGAGGTACCGACCCCGACCGCACTGCCGTAG
- a CDS encoding ABC transporter ATP-binding protein, producing the protein MGVEICVEGLTKSFGHQVIWQDVSLTLPAGEVSVMLGPSGTGKSVFLKTLVGLLKPDRGCVKIAGRDITKLREHELYEVRKLFGVLFQDGALFGSMSLYDNIAFPLREHTRKSESQIRRIVLEKMDMVGLIGSEGKLPGEISGGMRKRAGLARALVLDPEIILFDEPDSGLDPVRVAYLNQLIVDLNAQINATFLIVTHDIASARQVPDNIGLLFRRELVMFGPREELLTSDEPVVRQFLNGRMQGPIGMAEEKDAAQVEQELARLGEADRKARHVGNDMTPRLLPGPGITRPPRWEAIARREAELHRKEVADA; encoded by the coding sequence ATGGGTGTCGAGATCTGTGTGGAAGGGCTGACCAAGTCCTTCGGTCACCAGGTCATCTGGCAGGACGTCTCGCTGACGCTGCCCGCCGGGGAGGTATCGGTCATGCTCGGCCCCTCGGGCACGGGCAAGTCGGTGTTCCTCAAGACGCTCGTCGGACTGCTGAAGCCGGACCGGGGCTGCGTGAAGATCGCGGGCCGGGACATCACCAAGCTGCGCGAGCACGAGCTCTACGAGGTACGGAAACTCTTCGGCGTGCTGTTCCAGGACGGCGCGCTGTTCGGCTCGATGAGCCTGTACGACAACATCGCGTTCCCGCTGCGTGAGCACACCCGCAAGTCCGAGAGCCAGATCCGGCGCATCGTGCTGGAGAAGATGGACATGGTCGGGCTGATCGGTTCCGAGGGAAAGCTGCCCGGTGAGATCTCCGGCGGGATGCGCAAACGGGCCGGGCTGGCGCGGGCGCTGGTGCTCGATCCGGAGATCATCCTCTTCGACGAGCCGGACTCGGGCCTCGACCCGGTGCGCGTCGCGTACCTCAACCAGCTCATCGTCGACCTCAACGCACAGATCAACGCGACCTTCCTGATCGTCACCCACGACATCGCCTCGGCCCGCCAAGTGCCGGACAACATCGGCCTGTTGTTCCGCCGTGAGCTGGTCATGTTCGGGCCGCGCGAGGAGCTGTTGACCAGTGACGAGCCGGTGGTACGGCAGTTCCTGAACGGCCGGATGCAGGGCCCGATCGGCATGGCGGAGGAGAAGGACGCCGCACAGGTCGAGCAGGAGCTGGCGCGGCTCGGCGAAGCGGACCGGAAAGCCCGCCACGTCGGCAACGACATGACGCCGCGCCTGCTGCCGGGCCCCGGCATCACCCGCCCGCCCCGCTGGGAGGCGATCGCGAGACGCGAGGCCGAGCTGCACCGCAAGGAGGTGGCGGACGCATGA
- a CDS encoding lytic transglycosylase domain-containing protein, producing MAGHRVKGVRGAAIAAAAMAALTASQAPGAVPAGTSAPQREAPTEHGQSVSGDTPYRTDLPPLRTRARERGASEAGAALPASVFAAYRHAEAELARTAPGCRLRWQLLAAIGQVESGQARGGRVTADGTTVAPILGPRLDGGAFAVVRDTDGGAYDGDAAYDRAVGPMQFIPSTWARWGTDGNGDGRADPGNVFDAALAAGRYLCAGGRDLSDPAELDRAVLGYNHSEAYLRTVRAWYAYFLEGHRVVPDSPAKPSAHREPSRPPSTPKPSRRPSAAPSPAPSAPASPTPGTSRPAGGPKETEEPQLPTPGPDIELPGADLLPSDGPLTSNGVDSMASAPSTTADTGR from the coding sequence GTGGCAGGGCACAGAGTCAAAGGCGTCAGGGGTGCGGCGATCGCGGCGGCGGCGATGGCCGCGCTGACCGCGTCACAGGCGCCGGGTGCGGTCCCGGCAGGGACCTCCGCCCCCCAGCGGGAGGCGCCCACCGAGCACGGGCAGAGCGTGTCGGGAGACACCCCGTACCGCACCGACCTCCCGCCGCTGCGGACCCGGGCACGCGAGCGCGGGGCATCGGAGGCGGGCGCCGCCCTGCCGGCAAGCGTGTTCGCCGCCTACCGGCACGCCGAGGCGGAGCTCGCGCGCACCGCGCCCGGCTGCCGGCTGCGGTGGCAGTTGCTGGCCGCGATCGGCCAGGTGGAGTCCGGGCAGGCGCGGGGCGGCCGGGTGACGGCGGACGGTACGACCGTGGCGCCGATCCTCGGGCCGCGGCTGGACGGCGGCGCCTTCGCCGTCGTGCGGGACACCGACGGCGGCGCGTACGACGGGGACGCGGCCTACGACCGGGCGGTCGGACCGATGCAGTTCATCCCGTCGACCTGGGCCCGCTGGGGCACGGACGGCAACGGCGACGGGCGGGCCGACCCGGGCAACGTCTTCGACGCGGCGCTCGCCGCCGGGCGCTACCTGTGCGCGGGCGGGCGGGACCTCTCCGACCCGGCCGAGCTGGACCGGGCGGTCCTCGGCTACAACCACTCGGAGGCCTATCTGCGCACGGTCAGGGCCTGGTACGCGTACTTCCTGGAAGGGCACCGGGTGGTGCCGGACAGCCCCGCGAAGCCCTCGGCGCACCGGGAGCCGTCGCGGCCCCCGTCCACGCCGAAGCCCTCCCGCCGTCCGAGCGCCGCCCCCTCCCCGGCACCGTCCGCACCTGCCTCGCCGACCCCCGGCACGTCCCGTCCGGCGGGCGGGCCCAAGGAGACGGAGGAGCCCCAACTCCCCACGCCCGGCCCGGACATCGAGCTGCCCGGCGCCGACCTGCTGCCCAGCGACGGTCCGCTGACCAGCAACGGTGTGGACTCGATGGCCTCCGCCCCCTCCACAACCGCGGATACTGGGCGGTAA
- a CDS encoding MCE family protein has protein sequence MRALRLRLYGVVFLAVLALLLSLSVAVYRQVFTSAVRIELEADSLGNQLDPRADVKLRGLLVGEVRAVHADGSKATLDIALKPEYVADIPSDVHARLLPKTLFGEKYVDLVAPARSSARPIRAGDVITQDRTRVGIELQQLMNDLLPLLRTVQPGKLNATLSAFATALEGRGDRIGDNLTRVEDYLHRLNPHLPSLTEDFARLADVAEVYGDAAPDLMAILRNTVTTSRTLVEQRDRLASALTTTATAARTADDFLDANGDRLITLGRVSRPTLDLFARYSPEYPCLLAGLVREEQASEQAFQGGKMHITLEVVRQQGAYEPGEYPRYGDRSGPNCRDLPHPQVPAPGVHLNDGSAKGSSSGPVGVSSTRTEQRAVGSLVAPVMGVPADEVPPVATLLFGPMARGTAVSVA, from the coding sequence ATGAGGGCGCTGAGACTGCGGTTGTACGGCGTCGTGTTCCTCGCCGTACTCGCGCTGCTGCTGTCCCTGTCCGTCGCCGTGTACCGGCAGGTGTTCACCTCGGCCGTACGGATCGAGCTGGAGGCCGACAGCCTCGGCAACCAGCTCGATCCTCGTGCCGACGTCAAGCTGCGCGGGCTGTTGGTCGGCGAGGTGCGCGCGGTGCACGCCGACGGGTCGAAGGCGACGCTCGACATCGCGCTGAAGCCGGAGTACGTCGCGGACATCCCCTCCGACGTGCACGCGCGCCTGCTGCCCAAGACGCTGTTCGGCGAGAAGTACGTCGACCTGGTCGCGCCCGCGCGCTCCTCGGCCCGGCCCATCCGCGCCGGGGATGTCATCACCCAGGACCGCACCCGGGTCGGCATCGAGCTCCAGCAGCTGATGAACGACCTGCTGCCGCTGCTGCGGACCGTGCAGCCCGGCAAGCTCAACGCCACGCTCTCCGCGTTCGCCACCGCCCTCGAAGGGCGCGGCGACCGGATCGGCGACAACCTCACGCGCGTGGAGGACTATCTGCACCGCCTCAATCCTCATCTGCCGTCCCTCACCGAGGACTTCGCGCGGCTGGCCGACGTCGCCGAGGTGTACGGCGACGCGGCGCCCGACCTGATGGCGATCCTGCGCAACACCGTCACCACCAGCCGCACCCTGGTCGAGCAGCGGGACCGGCTCGCGTCCGCGCTCACCACGACGGCCACCGCCGCGCGCACCGCGGACGACTTCCTCGACGCGAACGGCGACCGGCTGATCACCCTCGGCCGAGTCTCCCGCCCCACACTCGACCTCTTCGCCCGCTACTCGCCCGAGTACCCCTGCCTCCTCGCCGGCCTGGTGCGCGAGGAGCAGGCATCCGAGCAGGCCTTCCAGGGCGGCAAGATGCACATCACGCTCGAGGTCGTGCGCCAGCAGGGCGCGTACGAACCGGGTGAGTACCCCCGCTACGGCGATCGGTCGGGGCCCAACTGCCGCGACCTGCCCCATCCGCAGGTGCCCGCGCCCGGGGTCCACCTCAACGACGGTTCGGCGAAGGGGAGTTCGTCCGGTCCGGTCGGCGTTTCCTCCACCAGGACCGAGCAGCGCGCCGTCGGCTCGCTCGTCGCGCCCGTCATGGGTGTGCCCGCCGACGAGGTGCCGCCGGTCGCGACCCTGCTGTTCGGACCGATGGCGCGCGGGACGGCGGTGAGCGTCGCATGA
- a CDS encoding VWA domain-containing protein, protein MTAPSAGAAERLTGLVGALRSHGVRIGTGETLDAAQALEALGLADRERLREGLAATLLHSTGQRRVFDPVFDVYFPRRVGASPDSEAPADREDLRSRLAAALAADDQAAIARLAVEAVDGFGGYGSSPGSDGWSSYQTLDRLRPQTLMARVRDSVRSRRGGTGFTDRLLEDEIRRRIEAFRAQVATEARRRVAERRGRDEIARRAVAPTADRVDFLFAGRTQLAELRRVVQPLARKLATRLAARRRRAARGTIDLRRTLRGSLSTGGVPMRPVLRRRRPVRPELVLLCDVSGSVSGFSDFTMLLVQALHDQFSKVRVFAFVNRIDEVTGLLVHGTADPEGLGARIRAEATLTGWHGSSDYGVAFGEFDERYADAVGPRTTAFVLGDARTNMSDPNLPAVRHLSQRARRVYWLNPEQRSQWGTGDSAAPAYAELVEMHECRNARQLSELIARLLPV, encoded by the coding sequence GTGACCGCGCCGTCGGCCGGTGCGGCGGAGCGGTTGACGGGTCTGGTCGGAGCGCTGCGCTCGCACGGGGTGCGGATCGGCACCGGGGAGACCCTGGACGCCGCACAGGCGTTGGAGGCGCTCGGCCTCGCCGACCGGGAACGGCTGCGCGAAGGGCTCGCCGCCACGCTGCTCCACAGCACGGGGCAGCGGCGGGTGTTCGATCCGGTCTTCGACGTGTACTTTCCGCGTCGCGTCGGGGCGTCGCCGGACAGCGAAGCGCCCGCCGACCGGGAGGACCTGCGCAGCCGGCTCGCGGCGGCGCTCGCGGCCGACGACCAGGCGGCGATCGCCCGGCTGGCGGTCGAGGCGGTGGACGGCTTCGGCGGCTACGGTTCCTCGCCGGGGTCGGACGGCTGGTCGTCGTACCAGACGCTCGACCGGCTGCGGCCGCAGACGCTGATGGCGCGGGTTCGCGACAGCGTCCGGTCGCGGCGCGGCGGGACGGGGTTCACCGACCGGCTGCTGGAGGACGAGATCCGGCGGCGCATCGAGGCCTTCCGCGCGCAGGTCGCCACGGAGGCGCGGCGCCGGGTCGCCGAGCGGCGCGGCCGGGACGAGATCGCGCGGCGGGCGGTGGCCCCGACCGCCGACCGGGTCGACTTCCTGTTCGCGGGGCGGACCCAGCTCGCCGAGCTGCGCAGGGTGGTGCAGCCGCTCGCGCGCAAGCTGGCCACCCGGCTCGCCGCACGCCGCCGCCGGGCCGCCCGCGGCACCATCGACCTGCGGCGGACCCTGCGCGGGTCGCTGTCGACGGGCGGGGTACCGATGCGCCCGGTGCTGCGCAGGCGCCGCCCCGTCCGGCCCGAACTCGTGCTGCTGTGCGACGTGTCGGGCTCGGTGTCGGGATTCTCCGACTTCACGATGCTGCTGGTGCAGGCCCTGCACGACCAGTTCAGCAAGGTGCGGGTGTTCGCCTTCGTCAACCGGATCGACGAGGTGACCGGGCTGCTGGTGCACGGCACGGCCGACCCGGAGGGGCTGGGCGCCCGTATCCGGGCGGAGGCCACGCTGACGGGCTGGCACGGCAGCAGCGACTACGGCGTCGCGTTCGGCGAGTTCGACGAGCGGTACGCCGACGCGGTCGGGCCGCGCACGACCGCGTTCGTCCTCGGCGACGCCCGTACGAACATGAGCGACCCGAATCTCCCGGCCGTGCGGCACCTCTCCCAGCGGGCCCGCCGCGTCTACTGGCTGAACCCCGAGCAGCGGTCCCAGTGGGGCACGGGCGACTCCGCCGCGCCCGCCTACGCCGAACTCGTCGAGATGCACGAGTGCCGCAACGCCCGGCAGCTCAGCGAGCTGATCGCCCGCTTGCTGCCGGTCTGA
- a CDS encoding MCE family protein codes for MIPFRERNPVVIGAVGLTTLGLLAVAAFNADSLPLIGGGDTYSAAFSEAGGLKPGDEVRIAGVKVGKVEDVDLDGDHVKVTFKIKGDPAFGTGTGASIRVKTILGAKYLALHPEGPGQLKPGSEIPLKRTVPAYDVVQAFSDLTTTTEKVDTDQLAKALDTISTTFQDSPAEVRASIKGLSKISRTVASRDKALGELLDHANGVTGVLADHSEDFSGLVKDGDKLFKEISKRRKAIHKLLKSSAALGIELSGLVEDNDKEIGPALKGLNRVVQMLERNQSSLDRSVKLLAPYVRVFSNTLGNGRWFDSYVQNLVAAPVVPRTGGTQ; via the coding sequence CTGATCCCGTTCCGCGAGCGCAACCCCGTGGTGATCGGAGCTGTCGGTCTCACCACCCTCGGGCTGCTGGCCGTGGCCGCGTTCAACGCGGACAGCCTGCCGCTGATCGGCGGCGGCGACACGTACAGCGCGGCCTTCTCGGAGGCGGGCGGTCTCAAGCCCGGCGACGAGGTGCGGATCGCCGGCGTCAAGGTCGGCAAGGTCGAGGACGTCGATCTGGACGGCGACCACGTCAAGGTCACCTTCAAGATCAAGGGCGATCCGGCGTTCGGCACCGGGACCGGCGCCTCGATCCGGGTCAAGACGATCCTCGGCGCCAAGTACCTCGCGCTGCATCCCGAGGGGCCGGGGCAGTTGAAGCCAGGCAGCGAGATACCGCTGAAGAGGACGGTTCCGGCGTACGACGTCGTACAGGCGTTCAGCGATCTCACCACCACGACGGAGAAGGTCGACACCGACCAGTTGGCGAAGGCCCTGGACACCATCTCCACCACCTTCCAGGACTCGCCCGCCGAGGTACGGGCGTCCATCAAGGGCCTGTCGAAGATCTCCCGGACGGTCGCCTCGCGCGACAAGGCGCTGGGCGAACTCCTCGACCACGCGAACGGTGTCACGGGCGTGCTGGCCGACCACTCCGAGGACTTCTCCGGGCTGGTCAAGGACGGCGACAAGCTGTTCAAGGAGATCAGCAAGCGGCGCAAGGCGATCCACAAGCTGCTGAAGAGCTCCGCCGCGCTGGGCATCGAGCTCTCCGGCCTGGTCGAGGACAACGACAAGGAGATCGGGCCCGCGCTCAAGGGCCTGAACCGTGTGGTGCAGATGCTCGAACGGAATCAGTCGAGCCTCGACCGGAGCGTCAAGCTGCTCGCGCCGTACGTCCGGGTCTTCAGCAACACCCTCGGCAACGGCCGCTGGTTCGACAGCTACGTCCAGAACCTGGTCGCCGCTCCGGTGGTGCCGCGCACGGGAGGCACGCAGTGA
- a CDS encoding MlaE family ABC transporter permease has translation MALLNRLEELGSQLSFYGRSLAWAGRTVRRYKKEILRLLAEVSFGRGALAVVGGTVGVIAFLSFFTGTEVGLQGYAALNQLGTSNFVAFLSAYFNTREIAPLVAGLALSATVGAGFTAQLGAMRISEETDALEVMGVPSLPFLVTTRMIAGFVAVIPLYVVGLLSSYFAARTITTGYYGQSAGTYDHYFQQYLPPVDVLWSFGKVLVFAVLIILVHCFYGYYASGGPAGVGVAVGRAVRTSIVAINVLDFFLSLAIWGANTTVRIAG, from the coding sequence ATGGCGCTGCTGAATCGCCTGGAGGAACTGGGCAGCCAACTGTCCTTCTACGGCCGCTCGTTGGCGTGGGCGGGCCGCACCGTACGCCGCTACAAGAAGGAGATCCTCCGGCTGCTCGCCGAGGTGAGCTTCGGGCGCGGCGCCCTCGCCGTCGTGGGCGGCACGGTCGGTGTCATCGCCTTCCTGTCGTTCTTCACGGGCACGGAGGTGGGCCTGCAGGGGTACGCCGCGCTCAACCAGCTCGGCACCTCCAACTTCGTGGCGTTCCTCTCGGCGTACTTCAACACCCGGGAGATCGCCCCGCTGGTGGCCGGGCTCGCGCTGTCCGCGACGGTCGGCGCGGGGTTCACCGCCCAGCTCGGCGCGATGCGGATCAGCGAGGAGACGGACGCCCTCGAAGTCATGGGCGTCCCCTCGCTGCCGTTCCTGGTGACCACCCGGATGATCGCCGGTTTCGTCGCGGTGATCCCGCTGTACGTGGTCGGGCTGCTGTCCTCGTACTTCGCCGCCCGCACCATCACCACCGGCTACTACGGGCAGTCGGCGGGCACCTACGACCACTACTTCCAGCAGTACCTGCCGCCGGTCGACGTGCTGTGGTCCTTCGGGAAAGTGCTCGTCTTCGCTGTCCTGATCATCCTCGTGCACTGCTTCTACGGCTACTACGCGAGCGGCGGCCCGGCGGGCGTCGGCGTCGCCGTGGGCCGCGCCGTGCGCACCTCGATCGTCGCGATCAACGTCCTGGACTTCTTCCTGTCGCTCGCGATCTGGGGCGCCAACACGACCGTACGGATTGCGGGGTGA
- a CDS encoding MCE family protein: MRTKKNTKITKTSRTSGARQAAAPLIKFSLFALVTILATALLAATIVNISFTPEHTYRAVFSDVTGLEKGDDIRVAGVRVGEVQGIRIKDRTLAEVTFSVSADRPLLNSTGAVIRYRNLVGQRYLALTEGAGDGTRLKPGATIPLSRTQPALDLNALLNGFKPLFAALSPQDVNQLATEIIRTLQGEGGTVNSLLAHTASLTTTLAGRDKLIGSVIDNLNTVLETLDKRGARFSGLLKQLRRVISGLSADRKPIGQSLVGIGDLTDATSGLLKDARPPLKDDIAELTDLTGTLNKNENTVEGVLKRLPNKLNALTGTASYGSWFNFYLCDFDGRIVLPKTKQVLTPELHVARARCGA; this comes from the coding sequence ATGAGGACCAAGAAGAACACGAAGATCACGAAGACCTCGCGGACGTCAGGAGCCCGGCAGGCCGCTGCCCCGCTGATCAAGTTCAGCCTCTTCGCCCTGGTGACGATCCTGGCGACGGCGCTGCTCGCCGCCACCATCGTGAACATCTCCTTCACTCCCGAGCACACGTATCGCGCGGTGTTCAGCGACGTGACGGGCCTGGAGAAGGGCGACGACATCCGGGTGGCCGGGGTACGGGTCGGCGAGGTCCAGGGCATCCGGATCAAGGACCGGACGCTGGCGGAGGTCACCTTCAGCGTCAGCGCGGATCGTCCGCTGCTGAACAGCACCGGCGCGGTCATCCGCTACCGGAACCTGGTCGGACAGCGTTACCTCGCCCTGACCGAGGGCGCGGGAGACGGCACCCGGCTGAAGCCCGGCGCCACGATCCCGTTGTCGCGCACCCAGCCCGCGCTGGACCTCAACGCGCTGCTGAACGGCTTCAAGCCACTGTTCGCCGCGCTCAGCCCGCAGGACGTCAACCAGCTCGCGACCGAGATCATCCGGACACTCCAGGGCGAGGGCGGCACCGTCAACAGCCTGCTCGCACACACGGCTTCGCTCACCACGACGCTGGCCGGCCGCGACAAGCTGATCGGTTCGGTGATCGACAACCTCAACACCGTGCTGGAGACGCTGGACAAGCGCGGCGCCCGCTTCTCCGGGCTCCTCAAGCAGCTGCGGCGAGTGATTTCGGGGCTGTCCGCCGACCGCAAGCCCATCGGGCAGTCGCTGGTGGGCATCGGCGACCTGACCGATGCCACCTCGGGGCTGCTCAAGGACGCGCGTCCGCCCCTGAAGGACGACATCGCCGAGCTGACCGATCTCACCGGAACGCTGAACAAGAACGAGAACACCGTGGAGGGCGTCCTGAAGCGGCTGCCGAACAAGCTCAACGCACTGACGGGGACGGCGTCCTACGGCTCGTGGTTCAACTTCTACCTCTGCGACTTCGACGGCCGGATCGTGCTGCCGAAGACGAAGCAGGTGCTCACCCCCGAGCTGCATGTGGCGAGGGCGAGGTGCGGCGCATGA
- a CDS encoding SDR family oxidoreductase, whose translation MTSIEGSVALVTGGSRGIGRALVQSLYERGAQKVYATARDPRTVTHPDAVPLALEVSDPASVAAAAKQAQDVTVLINNAGASVNANFLDSPVEDVRREFETNFYGPLLVTRAFVPIIERNGGGHILNVHSVLSWIGLLNSYSASKAALWSQTNSLRLDLKPRGIEVTGLHVGYVDTDLAAHVDAPKSTPESVAAQALDGIESGAFEVLADDVSRHVKAQLSQDIGAMYPQLSA comes from the coding sequence ATGACATCCATCGAAGGTTCGGTCGCCCTCGTCACCGGCGGCAGCCGCGGTATCGGCCGGGCGCTGGTGCAGTCCCTGTACGAGCGCGGCGCGCAGAAGGTGTACGCCACCGCGCGCGACCCCCGGACGGTCACGCACCCCGACGCCGTGCCGCTGGCGCTGGAAGTGAGCGACCCCGCGTCCGTCGCCGCGGCCGCCAAGCAGGCGCAGGACGTCACCGTCCTGATCAACAACGCCGGCGCGTCCGTGAACGCGAACTTCCTGGACTCGCCCGTCGAGGACGTCCGCCGCGAGTTCGAGACGAACTTCTACGGCCCGCTCCTCGTCACGCGCGCCTTCGTCCCGATCATCGAGCGCAACGGCGGCGGCCACATCCTCAACGTCCACTCGGTGCTGTCGTGGATCGGCCTCCTGAACTCCTACAGTGCGTCCAAGGCCGCCCTCTGGTCGCAGACCAACTCCCTGCGCCTCGATCTGAAGCCGCGCGGCATCGAGGTCACCGGACTCCATGTCGGTTACGTCGACACGGACTTGGCCGCGCATGTCGACGCACCGAAGTCCACCCCTGAGAGCGTCGCGGCCCAGGCGCTCGACGGCATCGAGTCCGGTGCCTTCGAGGTGCTGGCCGACGACGTCTCCCGGCACGTCAAGGCCCAGCTGTCGCAGGACATCGGCGCGATGTATCCGCAGCTGTCGGCGTAG
- a CDS encoding MlaE family ABC transporter permease, with the protein MSLSPTGALRHSGNLFAMALDVVRTIPRRPFQAREFIQQAWFIASVTILPTALVSIPFGAVIALQIGSLTRQLGAQSFSGAASVLAVLREASPIVTALLIAGAGGTAICADLGARKIREEIDAMQVLGIDPIHRLVVPRVLASMVVAVLLNGLVSVVGVAGGYFFNVVLQNGTPGAYLASFTTLAQLSDLWAAEIKALVFGAIAAIVASYKGLTAKGGPKGVGDAVNQSVVITFMLLFVTNFVMTAVYFQVVPQRG; encoded by the coding sequence ATGAGCCTGTCGCCGACCGGAGCGCTCAGGCACTCGGGGAACCTCTTCGCGATGGCGCTGGACGTCGTCCGGACCATACCCCGACGGCCGTTCCAGGCACGGGAGTTCATCCAGCAGGCCTGGTTCATCGCGAGCGTGACCATCCTGCCGACGGCCCTCGTGTCCATCCCCTTCGGCGCGGTCATCGCGCTGCAGATCGGCAGCCTGACCCGGCAGCTCGGCGCCCAGTCCTTCTCCGGCGCCGCCTCGGTCCTCGCGGTGCTGCGGGAGGCCTCACCGATCGTCACCGCGCTGCTGATCGCGGGCGCCGGCGGCACGGCGATCTGCGCGGACCTCGGGGCGCGGAAGATCCGCGAGGAGATCGACGCGATGCAGGTGCTGGGCATCGACCCCATCCACCGGCTGGTCGTCCCGCGGGTACTGGCGTCGATGGTGGTGGCGGTGCTGCTCAACGGCCTGGTGTCGGTGGTCGGCGTCGCGGGCGGCTACTTCTTCAACGTCGTCCTGCAGAACGGCACACCAGGCGCCTATCTCGCCTCCTTCACCACGCTCGCGCAGCTCTCCGACCTGTGGGCGGCGGAGATCAAGGCGCTGGTGTTCGGCGCGATCGCCGCGATCGTCGCCTCCTACAAGGGACTCACCGCGAAGGGCGGCCCGAAGGGTGTGGGCGACGCGGTGAACCAGTCGGTGGTGATCACCTTCATGTTGCTGTTCGTGACGAACTTCGTGATGACCGCCGTGTACTTCCAAGTCGTTCCGCAGAGGGGCTGA